The genomic region ATAACTTTCGGAATACAATGTTTTATTAAAACTAGTAAGATGCCTGCGTGATGCGCGGGAGCGACACATCGCATTGCGATACTCGTTTTTTTGTAGTTTTcttatttatataatatttattgtagCATTATTGTGATAGATATACATCAAAAGCGAAGTAATCGGGTAATCCATTTCATTGTGTTGTGCATGGTTCGGTAGGTTCGGTTATTATCCTCAGCCTAAGCTGAAACCAAAGTCatcggttagtctattttattaaccaatcggttTTCGGTTAATCACTTCGGTTTATTCGGTGTAATTTAAAAATGGTGTAATTTAAAGATTGGATGGGTGGTAGTTTATAAGAGGATAAAGTGTAACTAATAACTAGTTATTTGTAACTTTGTTAAAGATGAGGGTTTAATCACTTGATATTCTATAGCTATTAAACATTTTGGGATAATAACTAAGTACGTTGAACTTTAATCACTTTTACACTAAGACATCATCTACTTGTATCTTTTAATCCACACGTCAATACTGaccaagacaactatcgaaacgtcgACAGAGTAGGTCGTCATGAtagttttggatttttttaaaatattatagtttataagatacgGCAAGAATACGTAAAAGAACTAACAGTTTGTTGTGGAGAAAGAAAAGtgtaataattatccataattatgttaaaacttaaggatttaagtgtaataagatgAAGGGCTAAAATATAACTATTGTTTAAAAGACTAATTTACCCTCATTTTTAGGTGTATTTATAAATTAAAATGTCACTCTCTCATGCattattataatatagtatagatatggtTTTACGATGTGGTTAtttttatatacgttttgatataaatttttataaattttataaaaaaagggATATATAATTTCATAACGATTAATAAAACGTTATATTTGAAACGGCTCcgttttttataaaatttatatcaaaTCGTAGATAAAAATAAATACATCACAAAACCATacttttttttaaagaaaacattATATATCGgaagttataaaagaaaaacataaatATGAAATATTAATGTGTGCAAATGGTAAAAAATAGGGTGTAAACAATTGGACCCATGGGTGAAAATGATTTAGTTCTGTAAACATGAACATAGCATTCATGATTTAACTTGAAATTTTAAAATTACaagttaaaaacaaaaataagGTTCATAAAATAACTACATTTAAGTGGTAACATGAGACGACTGATTGTTATTTACCTTAAAAGGTTTGGTTTAAAATACCCAATTGTTCATATAAACCCGAACACAACATGACCTCATATCAACATAAACTATTAAGAAGAAAGTATTtaaatttttacttttaaactaTAAATTTATAATCAATTCTTGTATATCTTATAAAAGTTGATATAAGTCACTAAATGTTTTTAGGGATATTGGCCTCTAATAATCTCTGCTAGACGTCATTGGTCATTGGCAGTCTCACTTTTTTTTATTCCCTTGACAGTCTCACCTTTCAACTATTTTTCCTCTATTGGTCATTGGTTAAAAAatcttaacggagttaagtttttttcagaattacaaactgacgttttagggcttttgatcagaacgaggacaCGAGTCAAatgatgtaaaatttaccttgATAATTGTGCTCCAAACGACGAAAATGGTGCTTCAATTCAgatgtttaaacttccaattaacaaaaatcaagtcatttggagcaccgtttcgagttaagttttacatcaatagactcgtatcctcgttctgatcaaaagccctaaaacttCAGTTtataattcagaaaaaaaaaaaaaaaaaaaacttaactccgtttaagtttttttaactgagaaccggtggaggaaaaatagttgaaaggtgggactggctGGGGGAATAAAAAAGATGAGACTGCGAATGACCAATGACGTCTTGTAGGGATTATTAGAGGCCAATATCCCATGTTTTTAAGTCATGACATAAAATGTTGTTGGGTTTGATGGACCAGAATGTGTTACTGATAACAAAAAGGCAATTAGATATCATTTTATCTCCTGTAATATAACATTTGGCGTAACAAATTCAATTATTTTTCTGAAGTTAAACCCGTTGTATATACTTACATCGACACACAAGTTACCGTCATCTAAATGGCTCAATGGGTTCCGTTTCCTTAAGTATACTCGCAGCCTCGAAACAGTCCACAGCTTCCTTTATGAACATCGGGCCCTCATCTTTGTAAAACTGGCCCAGATTATACCAAGCCCACGAGTTCATCCGGTCTAACCGCAATGCTTCGCTCAAGAAACTTCTGATCGCTGGTCCAGACCTGCCACCGAGCCGTCTTAAAACCATGGCCATGGAAACAAGACTTTGCACATGACCAGGGTCGATGTCTAGAGCAATTTCATATGCTTTTAAAGCTTCTTTATCGAGACCTTTTGCTTCATACAACAAACctgtaacaaaaataataatataattgtaatttgggttgtaaacgaaccgaacgaacacaaacaagaccttgttcgtgtccgtttgttaagaaatatatgtgttcacgaactgttcatgaacacttaccgaacgagattttatgtttgtgttcgtttgttaaggaaatgaacgagtttgtgttcgtttgttaattttaggcaacaaaCGAAAAACAAACATTgatgaacacaaactaatgttcatgaacacaaatagaaacaaacgaacacaaatggaaacaaacgaacacaaacaggcgttcatgaacagaatatataccaatacttattaaatattttatttgttggaattttgaagtatttaaataaaatataaaaactaaaaacactaatgaacaatcgaacataaacgaacacgttaccgaacgttcacgaacataaatgaacgaacgcggcctctgttcatgttcgttcatttaaccaAGCAAACTAATTTTCTTGTTCGTGTACGTTTgcttaataaacgaacgaacacaaacgaacttcccgccgaacggttgacgaactgttcgctgaacgtttatTGTAATCCTTTTAAATTCCAATAAAGATTAAAGAATTGCAAGAACATACCATTGATGCGCCAACGCGAAGACGAATGGTAATTGATGGCCTCGGATCTTGAAAGACAAGCTTCGACATCGCGCCATTGCGATAAACTTATATACACCATAGCTAAATCATGCCATGTTTCTACTTCCAAATTTCTATAATGTTTTCCACCAACCTTAACAAAAATAAAACACCGAAACACATCAAGAAACGACATCCGCAATATAATCGACAAAAGATAGCAAACTGCAATAACCAACACCTTATTGTCAGGGGCGGTTCTTAGAAGGCCACTGGCAGGGCCACGGcccgggcaagtttttcggccgcagtgctaattttccgcatttcgatcgaaattttttatatatactatgtttggcccgggcttgCCCGGGCTTTTTTTTgtgcccgtgtctttcggccctggcacgttcaacgggcaagatccgccactacTTATTGTGCCTTTTCGGGCTATATATGAAGAAATTTAATTACAAGTACCTCAAGATTCTTCTTTTGTGTCGGAAAACTTTTATTCTGAACTTGAAGAACCGCAAGAAGTTGCGTATACGTCTCGATCGCATTCTTTAACCGACCCTGTGCGATTTGTAACTTCGCTTTCGTTCTCAACAATTCTCCCTGATCCCATTTTCCCGTTTGTTCTAACGCAGCATTAATAATTACTTCACCATCCAAAAACCGTTTCTGACCCGATAATATTCTAGTCAATAGCAACCAACTTTCAATGCGGGACCCGGATTCCAGTTTAATCAAATGTTTTGCCTGACCGAGAGCCGAGTCCAATTTCCTCTGGTCAGCATATTCTAAACAAAGATCGTAAACAATCCTCGAATCTTTCATTTCGGTCAACCGATTTGCAGTCTCTAAAGACTGAATCGCTTCCGATTGGAGTTTGACCCTTTCCGAATCGGTCAAACCCATTTTAGACTGGCCCGAAAGCGAAATTCCCAATAAAGAATACGCAACGCCCGCTATTTCATCACACTTATTTTCCGAAACGTTAACCACTCTCTTAGCGAGAAGCGCACCTTCTTCTACAAAATCGGGAGTCTCTCCACAAATTTTCGATGCCATTAGTAAAGCCGACACACAATCTGGATCGTcgtatttatatatatttttcaataACGTTAACGCGGATAAACCGTCACCTTGTCCATAGCAACAAAGAGATAGAAGGAGACCTCGTTCTTTCTTGTCGATAACCGACGGAAGCAGTTCTTCCAATTGCTTACTGAGAGGCCCGAGCCCGTTACAAATCGACAATGCGTAAATAAGATGATCAATCACAGATGGGTCCCACTCGATTTTCTTTAAATGAACTTTTTTTAGTAAGATCATTAGAAGTAGAATAGCTTCTTCGACGTTATTTCTCGGTACAAACGAAGTATCCATTTGGGATCGTAGATTAGGTGGGGCCGCCTCTTTGCTTCCGCTATAAAGAAGAAAAACCGCAAAATCTTTTTCGATTTTCGCTGTTGTTTTTTCGTTAAGGTTCCAGTTACGGAGTAGGGCCCCTCTGAATGACGAGATTGCTTCCTGGGGTGACTCGGCGAGTTGCCATAACTCGGGAAGCAACTCAACCGCGTTGTTTAACGTTTCCTGTAACTTACCGTCGGCACCGAAGTTTTCGGGTAAGCCTTCGGGAAAAGACGATTCGACAATGTTGAgtatgactttgcatgatttagCAGCTTCTGCAAAATTACTTGGGGATTTAAGAGTTGATACAGATAGGActgcaaatgaaccgaacgaacacgaacaagacctttgttaaggaaatatatgGCTTCACGAACTGttatgaacacttaccgaatggGATTTtctgttcgtgtttgttcgttaacGAAATGAGCGTgtccgtgttcgtttgttaattttaggtaacgAACGTTCAAGaacacaaacaagcattcatgaacagaatatataatacactgatacttattaaatattttatttgtcgaaattttgaagtatttatataaaatttaaaaacaataatgaactatcaaacacatgcgaacataaacgaacacgttaccgcacgttcacgaacataaattaACAAACGCGACATCTGTTCATgctcgttcatttaactaaaagaacgaaatttcttgttcgtgttcactcatttattaaacgaacgaaaacaaacgaacttcccgccaaacagTTAACGAACTTTTCGCtaaacgtttggttcgtttgcagcttAAAATCAGATTATGGAACAAAGTGATTACCTTTATACCGCCCAAGAATTTGCAACGATTTCGACTTTAAGTAAATTGCTTCAAGAAGTAAACTTAGAGCGTGCGCTGATAATGGCGGACTGGTGTAATTATGTGAACGTCTTTTGCGAGTCTCCCCTGTTTTAGCGAGACTAATTTTGATCTTCGGAGTAACTGAAGATATATCGATTCCTTCGAATACGTGAAGAGCGGCTTCTATGTTTCCCTTTTGATACTCATATCTTCCTAACAATGCTCTTGCTTCCTGCATAACAACAAtcacatttttttatttaaaaagaaaaaaaaaagagataaaagaaaaagaaataaaaaagatACTAAAGAAtttcaagaattgtcctttatctttataccaattttcaggcgttgtcctttatgttcaaaattgacgagttttgtcctttatgttttcatatcgtacaagttttgtcctttaggcctaacgtAGTtagtttttcagttaaatttggtaaatatgctttgcacatgagggcatttttgtcaattcaaaggtaagttcaacggcagatttacagctcaaagcttctgcaacctttgaattgacaaaaatgccctcatacgcaaagcacatgaccaaat from Helianthus annuus cultivar XRQ/B chromosome 10, HanXRQr2.0-SUNRISE, whole genome shotgun sequence harbors:
- the LOC110883981 gene encoding protein NPGR2 isoform X3, with amino-acid sequence MSRSSRRFGKILQCLCSGGEQSRTANEMIPSSESVATNGSSSQVVSSQVVGEHDKKPDTGSIEEAELSLRESGSINYEEARALLGRYEYQKGNIEAALHVFEGIDISSVTPKIKISLAKTGETRKRRSHNYTSPPLSAHALSLLLEAIYLKSKSLQILGRYKVLSVSTLKSPSNFAEAAKSCKVILNIVESSFPEGLPENFGADGKLQETLNNAVELLPELWQLAESPQEAISSFRGALLRNWNLNEKTTAKIEKDFAVFLLYSGSKEAAPPNLRSQMDTSFVPRNNVEEAILLLMILLKKVHLKKIEWDPSVIDHLIYALSICNGLGPLSKQLEELLPSVIDKKERGLLLSLCCYGQGDGLSALTLLKNIYKYDDPDCVSALLMASKICGETPDFVEEGALLAKRVVNVSENKCDEIAGVAYSLLGISLSGQSKMGLTDSERVKLQSEAIQSLETANRLTEMKDSRIVYDLCLEYADQRKLDSALGQAKHLIKLESGSRIESWLLLTRILSGQKRFLDGEVIINAALEQTGKWDQGELLRTKAKLQIAQGRLKNAIETYTQLLAVLQVQNKSFPTQKKNLEVGGKHYRNLEVETWHDLAMVYISLSQWRDVEACLSRSEAINYHSSSRWRINGLLYEAKGLDKEALKAYEIALDIDPGHVQSLVSMAMVLRRLGGRSGPAIRSFLSEALRLDRMNSWAWYNLGQFYKDEGPMFIKEAVDCFEAASILKETEPIEPFR
- the LOC110883981 gene encoding protein NPGR2 isoform X1 is translated as MCTCSSISVSIKKVHIWFCGLKISRGWKSDMSRSSRRFGKILQCLCSGGEQSRTANEMIPSSESVATNGSSSQVVSSQVVGEHDKKPDTGSIEEAELSLRESGSINYEEARALLGRYEYQKGNIEAALHVFEGIDISSVTPKIKISLAKTGETRKRRSHNYTSPPLSAHALSLLLEAIYLKSKSLQILGRYKVLSVSTLKSPSNFAEAAKSCKVILNIVESSFPEGLPENFGADGKLQETLNNAVELLPELWQLAESPQEAISSFRGALLRNWNLNEKTTAKIEKDFAVFLLYSGSKEAAPPNLRSQMDTSFVPRNNVEEAILLLMILLKKVHLKKIEWDPSVIDHLIYALSICNGLGPLSKQLEELLPSVIDKKERGLLLSLCCYGQGDGLSALTLLKNIYKYDDPDCVSALLMASKICGETPDFVEEGALLAKRVVNVSENKCDEIAGVAYSLLGISLSGQSKMGLTDSERVKLQSEAIQSLETANRLTEMKDSRIVYDLCLEYADQRKLDSALGQAKHLIKLESGSRIESWLLLTRILSGQKRFLDGEVIINAALEQTGKWDQGELLRTKAKLQIAQGRLKNAIETYTQLLAVLQVQNKSFPTQKKNLEVGGKHYRNLEVETWHDLAMVYISLSQWRDVEACLSRSEAINYHSSSRWRINGLLYEAKGLDKEALKAYEIALDIDPGHVQSLVSMAMVLRRLGGRSGPAIRSFLSEALRLDRMNSWAWYNLGQFYKDEGPMFIKEAVDCFEAASILKETEPIEPFR
- the LOC110883981 gene encoding protein NPGR2 isoform X2, yielding MCTCSSISVSIKKVHIWFCGLKISRGWKSDMSRSSRRFGKILQCLCSGGEQSRTANEMIPSSESVATNGSSSQVVSSQVVGEHDKKPDTGSIEEAELSLRESGSINYEEARALLGRYEYQKGNIEAALHVFEGIDISSVTPKIKISLAKTGETRKRRSHNYTSPPLSAHALSLLLEAIYLKSKSLQILGRYKEAAKSCKVILNIVESSFPEGLPENFGADGKLQETLNNAVELLPELWQLAESPQEAISSFRGALLRNWNLNEKTTAKIEKDFAVFLLYSGSKEAAPPNLRSQMDTSFVPRNNVEEAILLLMILLKKVHLKKIEWDPSVIDHLIYALSICNGLGPLSKQLEELLPSVIDKKERGLLLSLCCYGQGDGLSALTLLKNIYKYDDPDCVSALLMASKICGETPDFVEEGALLAKRVVNVSENKCDEIAGVAYSLLGISLSGQSKMGLTDSERVKLQSEAIQSLETANRLTEMKDSRIVYDLCLEYADQRKLDSALGQAKHLIKLESGSRIESWLLLTRILSGQKRFLDGEVIINAALEQTGKWDQGELLRTKAKLQIAQGRLKNAIETYTQLLAVLQVQNKSFPTQKKNLEVGGKHYRNLEVETWHDLAMVYISLSQWRDVEACLSRSEAINYHSSSRWRINGLLYEAKGLDKEALKAYEIALDIDPGHVQSLVSMAMVLRRLGGRSGPAIRSFLSEALRLDRMNSWAWYNLGQFYKDEGPMFIKEAVDCFEAASILKETEPIEPFR
- the LOC110883981 gene encoding protein NPGR2 isoform X4, whose translation is MSRSSRRFGKILQCLCSGGEQSRTANEMIPSSESVATNGSSSQVVSSQVVGEHDKKPDTGSIEEAELSLRESGSINYEEARALLGRYEYQKGNIEAALHVFEGIDISSVTPKIKISLAKTGETRKRRSHNYTSPPLSAHALSLLLEAIYLKSKSLQILGRYKEAAKSCKVILNIVESSFPEGLPENFGADGKLQETLNNAVELLPELWQLAESPQEAISSFRGALLRNWNLNEKTTAKIEKDFAVFLLYSGSKEAAPPNLRSQMDTSFVPRNNVEEAILLLMILLKKVHLKKIEWDPSVIDHLIYALSICNGLGPLSKQLEELLPSVIDKKERGLLLSLCCYGQGDGLSALTLLKNIYKYDDPDCVSALLMASKICGETPDFVEEGALLAKRVVNVSENKCDEIAGVAYSLLGISLSGQSKMGLTDSERVKLQSEAIQSLETANRLTEMKDSRIVYDLCLEYADQRKLDSALGQAKHLIKLESGSRIESWLLLTRILSGQKRFLDGEVIINAALEQTGKWDQGELLRTKAKLQIAQGRLKNAIETYTQLLAVLQVQNKSFPTQKKNLEVGGKHYRNLEVETWHDLAMVYISLSQWRDVEACLSRSEAINYHSSSRWRINGLLYEAKGLDKEALKAYEIALDIDPGHVQSLVSMAMVLRRLGGRSGPAIRSFLSEALRLDRMNSWAWYNLGQFYKDEGPMFIKEAVDCFEAASILKETEPIEPFR